CAGGGCCACGGCGGCGGCGATGGCGGTCGAGTTCCACTCCACACCGAGCGTGTACGGGGGAGCCAGCCGGTACGGTGTGAAGTCGGTCAACCTGTGGAGTGCTCTGGCCATCGCCTCACGAATGCGTTCCTGGGCGACGCTCGGTGGCAGCAGTTCGGCCGCGAACTTGTCGATCCCCTTCTTGACCGCCACGGTCTCGACGTCGCCGAGCAGTTCGCGCGCCTCCTCGCCGACAGCCTCGTCGCCGGTCACCAGCACCACCGGGACGCCGTGGAAACCGGCGCACGCCGCCACCAGCCGGGTCTCGCCGCACACCTCGCCGTTGAGGTAGACGTTCTGGATCTCCTTGCCCATCCACGTGTGGTTGAGCACGCCGTCCGGGACGCCCGCGCGGGCGTGGTAGCCCACGAACCCCGCCGCCTGGAACGACCCGTCCAGCCCCTGCGCCATCCGCTGGGCCTTGCCGGGGCCGCGGACGAGGGTGGCGCGCGGGTCGAGCAGGTCGATCCGGAGGTTCTTGGTGGACCCGTGGGCGTCGTTGACCAGCACCGTGCCGGCGCCCGCCTCGTAGGCGCCCCGGACGGCGGCGTTGGCGTCGGCGGTCATCAGCTCGCACCCGCGCTCGTAGCCGCGCTTGCCGGCATGCATCTCCTCGGGGTCCGTGAGCCCCGTCACGCCCTCCATGTCGACCGACAGGTACACCTTCACGCGTCCACTCCTCTCCTCGCGACCCCGCCTCGCGGGTCCGCCGTCAACGGGTCAGGCGCCCCACGTCTCGACCCGGCGCCTGTCGTCCTCGTTCATGAAGCCCACGTGTTCGGCCATGAACGTCGCCGCCTGGTCCCGCCACGGTTCGGGGATCTCGTCGATCGCCGGCGGGTAGCAGCGGTCGAGCCAGCTCGTGGACTCCTCGGTGGGCCGCAGGTGAGACAGGGCCGTGGCGAAGAGCGTGTTCTCGATGCCGGGCACGCGGGCGAGGCCGTACTCGATCATCTCCTGCCCGCCGTAGGGCGGAGGTTTGAGCCACTTGCGGGCGACGGGCCGGTCGGCGGTGATGGGCGTGTCCAGGGGGCGCCGCTCGACGGCGGCCATGATGAGCTCCTTGTACAGGCACTTGCCGCAGGTGCGGCACGGCCCGTCCGTCCCGCGCAGGCACCAGCGGACCTGATCCTTGAGATCCGAGTTCACAGCCAGCCGCATGGTGACCGCCTCGCTCACCCCGCCGACCGGCAGAACGATGTGCACGCCCACGGCCGCGAACAACCGGC
This Nonomuraea muscovyensis DNA region includes the following protein-coding sequences:
- a CDS encoding M55 family metallopeptidase, with amino-acid sequence MKVYLSVDMEGVTGLTDPEEMHAGKRGYERGCELMTADANAAVRGAYEAGAGTVLVNDAHGSTKNLRIDLLDPRATLVRGPGKAQRMAQGLDGSFQAAGFVGYHARAGVPDGVLNHTWMGKEIQNVYLNGEVCGETRLVAACAGFHGVPVVLVTGDEAVGEEARELLGDVETVAVKKGIDKFAAELLPPSVAQERIREAMARALHRLTDFTPYRLAPPYTLGVEWNSTAIAAAVALVPGVKSVGPRHTEFTTDDFTQIMALFGIFATIGGQIACGSGPYG